From the genome of Mesorhizobium japonicum MAFF 303099, one region includes:
- a CDS encoding VIT1/CCC1 transporter family protein, with the protein MSRLHTENHLISRIGWLRAAVLGANDGIVSTASLIVGVAAANAAASNVLVAGIAGLVAGAMSMAAGEYVSVSSQSDTERADLDRERRELATQPSFERQELADIYVKRGVEPKLALQVADQLMAKDALGAHARDELGISEMTTARPIQAALASAAAFSVGAAMPLAMVLVSPAAWLAATVSVASLLFLAVLGAIGAKAGGANVLRATVRVTFWGALAMALTASIGAVVGTAI; encoded by the coding sequence GTGAGCCGCCTGCATACGGAAAACCATCTCATATCCCGCATTGGCTGGCTGCGCGCCGCCGTACTCGGCGCCAATGACGGCATCGTGTCGACGGCCAGCCTGATCGTTGGCGTGGCTGCAGCCAATGCCGCCGCCTCCAACGTTCTGGTGGCCGGTATAGCCGGGTTGGTAGCCGGCGCGATGTCGATGGCGGCGGGCGAATATGTGTCGGTCAGCTCACAGTCCGACACAGAGCGAGCCGACCTTGACCGTGAGCGAAGGGAACTCGCGACACAGCCGAGCTTCGAGCGACAGGAACTTGCGGACATCTATGTCAAGCGTGGCGTGGAGCCAAAGCTGGCCTTGCAGGTCGCCGACCAATTGATGGCGAAGGACGCGCTTGGCGCCCACGCGCGCGACGAACTCGGCATTTCGGAGATGACAACGGCGCGGCCGATCCAGGCGGCACTGGCCTCGGCGGCCGCATTTTCGGTTGGAGCGGCCATGCCATTGGCGATGGTGCTTGTTTCACCGGCCGCATGGCTCGCCGCAACGGTGTCTGTCGCCTCGCTCCTGTTCCTGGCCGTGCTGGGCGCCATTGGGGCCAAAGCCGGCGGCGCCAATGTGTTGAGGGCAACTGTTCGCGTCACCTTTTGGGGCGCGCTGGCAATGGCGCTGACCGCCAGCATTGGTGCCGTCGTAGGTACTGCCATCTGA
- a CDS encoding response regulator transcription factor translates to MKILLAEDEPRIAADVATVLKASGMAVDTVRDGEAAWFAGDVENYDAAILDLGLPKLDGLTILKRWRANARRFPVLILTARGMWTERVDGINAGADDYLPKPFEMEELLARLRAILRRSTGQAAPVLKSGPLVLDTRQMRISLRGIPVALSPLEYRLLAFLMHHAGRVVAPTELAEHLYDSGNDRDPNAVEVIVARLRRKLGSDVIETRRGFGYFVPDDFS, encoded by the coding sequence ATGAAGATCCTCCTCGCCGAGGACGAGCCCCGTATCGCGGCCGATGTCGCTACAGTCCTTAAGGCATCCGGAATGGCGGTTGACACCGTTCGCGATGGAGAGGCTGCCTGGTTCGCAGGCGATGTGGAGAACTATGATGCTGCGATCCTAGATCTCGGGTTGCCCAAGCTCGATGGTCTTACGATCTTGAAACGTTGGCGAGCCAACGCCCGCCGGTTCCCGGTCCTCATCTTGACCGCCAGGGGCATGTGGACGGAACGTGTCGACGGCATCAATGCTGGCGCTGACGACTACCTCCCGAAACCTTTCGAAATGGAAGAACTGCTTGCCCGACTACGCGCAATCCTACGCCGCTCAACGGGGCAGGCGGCGCCGGTGCTCAAGTCGGGGCCACTCGTCCTGGACACACGCCAGATGCGAATTTCGCTGCGCGGCATTCCCGTTGCGCTTTCGCCGCTGGAATACCGGCTCCTGGCGTTTCTGATGCATCATGCCGGCCGGGTGGTGGCGCCGACCGAGCTGGCCGAGCATCTTTACGATTCAGGCAACGACCGGGATCCCAATGCGGTCGAAGTGATCGTCGCTCGCTTGCGTCGCAAGCTTGGGAGTGACGTCATCGAAACGCGGCGCGGATTCGGGTACTTCGTCCCAGACGATTTCAGCTGA
- a CDS encoding FixH family protein, which translates to MTAEAQKPREFTGRHMLAVILAFFGVVIAVNLTMATLASTSWTGLVVENTYVASQQFNRKAEEGRAQAALGWSGKLTIAWGEVRYSLSDAAGKPVPLRGVKVLFRHPAYESEDKSVTLALAAGQEFAAQHMPKDGVWIVEVDADAGLAKPYRDVRRIMISHGALK; encoded by the coding sequence ATGACCGCCGAGGCGCAAAAGCCCCGCGAATTCACCGGCAGGCACATGCTGGCCGTCATTCTTGCCTTTTTTGGCGTGGTCATCGCGGTCAATCTGACCATGGCGACGCTCGCCAGCACGAGTTGGACCGGCCTGGTCGTCGAGAACACCTATGTGGCGAGCCAGCAGTTCAACAGGAAGGCCGAGGAAGGGCGCGCGCAGGCTGCCCTCGGCTGGAGCGGGAAACTGACCATCGCATGGGGTGAAGTCCGCTACAGCCTCAGCGATGCCGCCGGCAAGCCGGTTCCCCTGCGAGGGGTCAAGGTGTTGTTTCGTCATCCGGCCTACGAGTCCGAGGATAAGTCGGTCACGCTCGCCCTCGCCGCGGGCCAGGAATTCGCCGCCCAGCACATGCCGAAGGACGGCGTTTGGATCGTCGAGGTGGACGCCGATGCAGGTCTCGCGAAGCCCTATCGCGACGTCCGTAGGATCATGATTTCCCATGGAGCGCTGAAATGA
- a CDS encoding RnfABCDGE type electron transport complex subunit D: protein MIKTIDRFLDHLTMYRLVLYYLMALVGAAFVLGFVRLVPHDPIALAFTTALALAACWITNKVFARIFAVPANKESVYITALILALILDPVAVTDIKGIAAVAFASVWAISSKFILAIGRKHLFNPAALGVALSALLLDQPATWWVGGNLPLLPLVLVGGMLIVRKLRRLYLVSTFVVVALATILATTDPSQYWTALAETLGSSPLLFFAFVMLTEPLTAPTMRWPRIAFAAIVGFLFAPNIHIGSFYFTPELALLAGNLFAYAAGPKGRFVLTLERIEQSAVDSFDFVFRSPRKLAFEAGQYLEWTLGLDRADNRGNRRFFTVASAPTEETVRLGVKFYPQSSAFKRELMTMKPGSTIHAAQLAGNFTLPARRETKIAFLAGGIGITPFRSMLQYLLDRKERRPIVILYGTEGQQDIAYREVLGAARQELGIKTIHAVASGGERGQYPGYIDERLIRLAIPDYLERTFYISGPQAMVKALRQKLLAMGVRRPKIKVDYFPGFA from the coding sequence ATGATCAAGACCATCGACCGATTTCTCGATCACCTGACGATGTACAGGCTGGTCCTCTACTATCTGATGGCGCTGGTCGGCGCGGCGTTCGTTCTCGGCTTCGTCAGGCTGGTGCCACATGACCCGATTGCACTTGCCTTCACGACGGCTTTGGCGTTGGCGGCCTGCTGGATTACCAATAAGGTCTTTGCACGGATCTTCGCAGTCCCGGCCAACAAGGAGTCCGTCTACATCACCGCGCTCATTCTGGCGCTTATCCTCGATCCGGTTGCGGTCACGGACATTAAGGGGATCGCGGCGGTGGCATTCGCGTCTGTCTGGGCGATTTCATCCAAATTCATTCTCGCCATCGGCCGGAAGCACCTTTTCAACCCGGCTGCACTGGGCGTGGCGCTATCCGCGCTGCTGCTCGACCAACCAGCCACCTGGTGGGTTGGTGGCAATCTGCCGTTGCTTCCACTCGTGCTCGTCGGCGGTATGCTCATTGTCCGGAAACTGCGCCGGCTTTATCTAGTCTCGACCTTCGTTGTCGTGGCGCTGGCGACCATTTTGGCAACCACGGACCCATCGCAATACTGGACCGCGCTTGCCGAGACACTGGGTTCGTCGCCTCTGCTCTTCTTTGCCTTTGTGATGCTGACCGAGCCGCTGACCGCGCCGACGATGCGTTGGCCGCGTATCGCCTTCGCCGCCATCGTCGGCTTTCTGTTTGCTCCCAACATCCATATCGGCTCGTTCTATTTCACGCCGGAACTGGCGCTGCTTGCCGGCAACCTGTTTGCCTATGCGGCAGGCCCCAAGGGACGCTTCGTGCTGACTCTTGAACGCATTGAGCAATCGGCCGTCGACAGCTTTGACTTCGTCTTCCGGTCCCCGCGCAAGCTCGCCTTTGAGGCCGGCCAGTATCTCGAATGGACGCTTGGCCTCGATCGTGCCGACAACCGTGGCAACCGCCGCTTTTTCACGGTCGCCTCGGCGCCGACGGAGGAAACAGTCCGCCTCGGTGTCAAGTTCTATCCGCAATCGAGCGCCTTCAAGCGCGAATTGATGACCATGAAGCCGGGCAGCACGATCCACGCCGCGCAACTGGCCGGCAACTTCACGCTGCCCGCCCGGCGTGAAACCAAGATCGCGTTCCTGGCCGGAGGCATCGGCATCACGCCGTTCCGCTCGATGCTGCAATATCTCCTCGACCGCAAGGAGCGGCGACCGATCGTCATCCTCTACGGAACCGAAGGCCAGCAGGACATCGCTTATCGCGAAGTGCTTGGTGCGGCCAGACAGGAACTTGGTATCAAGACGATACACGCTGTGGCTAGCGGTGGCGAGCGCGGGCAATATCCCGGATACATCGATGAGCGCCTGATACGTCTGGCAATACCCGACTACCTCGAGCGCACTTTCTACATTTCCGGCCCGCAGGCGATGGTCAAGGCGCTGCGCCAGAAGCTGCTGGCCATGGGCGTTCGCCGCCCGAAGATAAAGGTCGACTATTTCCCGGGTTTTGCCTGA
- the ccoS gene encoding cbb3-type cytochrome oxidase assembly protein CcoS, whose protein sequence is MTNLTYLIPAALFLGALGLGGFLWALKSGQYEDLDGAAERILIDGEDKSER, encoded by the coding sequence ATGACAAACCTCACCTACCTCATACCCGCAGCCCTCTTCCTTGGGGCGCTTGGCCTTGGGGGTTTCCTGTGGGCTTTGAAAAGTGGCCAGTATGAAGATCTAGATGGAGCCGCCGAGAGGATCCTCATCGATGGAGAAGACAAGAGCGAGCGCTGA
- a CDS encoding DUF2231 domain-containing protein — MIPIQHIHPMLVHFPIVLIYLLVAIDLMALVGGSAVTRRSGAGTISTFVALAAGMFAMGTWFFGGLALDHAEAAGFSSDVAEIHESLGGITAFAFLIWGLVRLTLWIRNREFRAVTIAIPLIEVCGAFLVTATAYYGGLLVYEHGVNVAKTAIAG, encoded by the coding sequence GTGATCCCCATTCAACATATCCATCCCATGCTTGTTCATTTTCCTATTGTTCTGATCTACCTGCTCGTGGCTATCGACCTTATGGCGCTCGTTGGCGGCAGCGCCGTCACGAGGAGATCGGGTGCCGGTACGATCTCTACTTTTGTGGCCCTGGCTGCCGGAATGTTCGCTATGGGGACCTGGTTCTTCGGAGGTCTTGCGCTGGATCATGCCGAAGCGGCCGGATTCAGCAGCGATGTCGCGGAGATCCATGAAAGCCTCGGAGGTATCACTGCCTTTGCTTTTCTGATCTGGGGACTTGTGAGGCTCACGCTTTGGATACGGAATCGCGAGTTTCGGGCTGTGACCATCGCCATTCCTCTGATCGAAGTTTGCGGAGCCTTTCTGGTCACTGCGACGGCCTACTATGGCGGACTGCTTGTCTACGAACATGGGGTGAACGTTGCCAAGACCGCGATCGCGGGTTGA
- a CDS encoding PepSY domain-containing protein — protein sequence MAVLGLAGLVLAMPLAARADEDDDGDHDRARDLYERGEIKGLANILDIVRAKAPGDVVAVDLIRQADRWVYRFQVVGADGRRKTVDVDAGAGAIMRNGEGD from the coding sequence ATGGCGGTGCTGGGTCTCGCTGGACTTGTCCTGGCCATGCCTCTCGCTGCCCGCGCCGACGAGGACGATGACGGCGACCATGACCGGGCGCGGGATCTCTACGAACGCGGCGAAATCAAAGGCCTGGCCAACATATTGGACATTGTCCGTGCCAAGGCTCCCGGCGATGTTGTCGCGGTCGATCTCATCCGTCAGGCCGACAGGTGGGTCTACCGGTTTCAGGTCGTCGGTGCCGATGGCCGGCGAAAGACCGTCGACGTCGACGCCGGCGCCGGTGCCATCATGCGCAACGGGGAGGGTGACTGA
- a CDS encoding FAD:protein FMN transferase, translating to MGMPITVDIGGTSTDDLIDTVFGYFEHIDRRFSTYRADSEIAAINRGDVPVVDWSGEMMEVFALAQQTKDQTDGYFDIRKPDGSLDPSGIVKGWAIRNAAGIVQRAGISDFFIEAGGDIQSCGKNASGHDWSVGIRNPFNTDEIVKIVYPRGRGVATSGTYVRGQHIYNPHGIGHPIQDVVSLTVIGADVLEADRFATAAFAMGRDGILFIEQTLGLEGYLVDANGRATPTTGFGALCLP from the coding sequence ATGGGCATGCCCATCACAGTCGACATCGGTGGCACGTCGACCGATGATCTGATCGACACGGTCTTCGGCTATTTCGAACATATCGACCGGCGCTTCAGCACGTACCGGGCCGACAGCGAGATCGCGGCCATCAACCGCGGCGACGTTCCGGTCGTCGACTGGAGCGGCGAGATGATGGAAGTATTCGCTCTCGCCCAACAGACGAAAGACCAGACGGACGGATATTTCGACATTCGCAAGCCCGACGGGTCGCTCGATCCTTCCGGCATCGTCAAGGGCTGGGCCATCCGCAATGCGGCAGGGATTGTTCAACGGGCCGGCATCAGTGATTTCTTCATCGAGGCGGGCGGCGATATCCAGTCCTGCGGCAAGAATGCATCGGGCCATGACTGGAGCGTCGGCATCCGCAATCCCTTCAATACGGACGAGATCGTAAAGATCGTGTATCCCCGCGGTCGCGGTGTCGCAACCTCCGGCACCTATGTCCGCGGTCAACACATTTACAATCCGCATGGAATTGGCCATCCGATCCAGGACGTCGTCAGCCTGACCGTGATCGGCGCCGATGTGCTCGAAGCCGATCGTTTCGCCACCGCGGCCTTCGCCATGGGGCGGGATGGCATTCTCTTCATCGAGCAGACGCTAGGCCTTGAGGGCTATCTCGTCGACGCCAATGGCCGCGCTACGCCGACAACCGGGTTCGGAGCCCTTTGCCTGCCATGA
- a CDS encoding sensor histidine kinase produces MGNSIRFRLWLAATISILVALAIAGVGLRYLFELNVERRVVSELTVDLNDLIGATSFAADGRLSVQAALTDPRFSIPFSGHYWQVQDTGSGNLVRSRSLWDATLALPDHATNGELREIKEFKGPQGELTIAVERTIIDASGRSFRAVVAEDHQTVKESVDGYVRDLAPALILLAIALMAAFFIQITVGLAPLETLRVSVRNVIAQRTARLEVAAPSEVQPLADEINRLLDAQEKALARARSRATDLAHGLKTPLQVLSADIRALRKKGETGLADEIEKSAAAIRRHVERELARARLAPGVSGKASCLVADVAAGVIAVVKRTPSGKQLSFNMDVAEDATAPIDEGDLSEILGNLVENAARYAKSSVRVGASAAAGEVVITVTDDGPGIPDADREFALSRGVQLDSKGGSSGLGLAIVSDIVEAYGGRLAMANADPGLVVTISLPRHS; encoded by the coding sequence ATGGGCAACTCGATCCGCTTCAGGCTCTGGTTGGCCGCAACGATCTCGATCCTTGTTGCTCTTGCCATCGCCGGTGTCGGACTGCGCTATCTGTTCGAGCTGAACGTCGAGCGGCGCGTTGTCAGCGAGCTGACAGTCGACCTGAACGACCTTATCGGCGCGACCAGTTTCGCCGCCGATGGCCGTCTTTCGGTCCAGGCGGCTTTGACCGACCCACGGTTCTCCATTCCCTTTTCCGGCCACTACTGGCAGGTGCAGGATACTGGTTCCGGCAACCTTGTCCGCTCGCGTTCATTGTGGGATGCGACGCTTGCCTTGCCTGATCACGCAACCAACGGCGAACTCAGGGAGATCAAGGAATTCAAGGGGCCACAAGGGGAACTCACCATCGCCGTCGAGCGAACCATCATCGACGCCAGTGGCCGATCGTTTCGCGCCGTCGTGGCTGAAGACCATCAAACGGTGAAGGAATCCGTCGACGGGTATGTCCGCGACCTTGCGCCAGCCCTCATTTTGCTCGCCATTGCTCTCATGGCGGCCTTCTTCATCCAGATCACCGTCGGTCTCGCGCCTCTGGAAACCTTGCGGGTCTCGGTGAGAAACGTGATTGCACAGCGAACGGCACGGCTCGAGGTGGCGGCACCAAGCGAAGTCCAGCCGCTCGCGGACGAAATCAATCGCCTTCTCGATGCCCAGGAGAAGGCACTTGCTCGAGCCCGATCGCGCGCCACAGATCTGGCGCATGGTCTCAAGACACCGCTGCAAGTGCTGTCGGCCGATATCCGCGCGTTGAGAAAAAAAGGCGAAACGGGGCTGGCCGATGAGATCGAGAAGAGCGCCGCTGCGATCCGGCGCCATGTCGAGCGGGAGCTTGCGCGCGCCCGACTCGCGCCCGGCGTCTCCGGCAAGGCATCCTGCCTTGTGGCGGACGTCGCGGCTGGCGTCATTGCCGTCGTCAAGCGGACACCAAGCGGCAAGCAGCTTTCATTCAATATGGATGTTGCGGAAGATGCGACGGCGCCAATCGACGAAGGCGATCTGTCCGAGATCCTCGGCAATCTGGTCGAGAACGCCGCCCGCTACGCAAAATCGTCAGTCCGTGTCGGTGCATCCGCCGCCGCAGGCGAGGTGGTTATCACCGTCACCGATGATGGCCCAGGCATACCGGATGCCGACCGGGAGTTCGCGCTGTCACGTGGTGTCCAGCTCGACAGCAAGGGCGGCAGCAGCGGTCTTGGCCTGGCCATCGTATCCGATATCGTCGAAGCCTATGGTGGACGCCTTGCCATGGCCAACGCCGATCCGGGTCTGGTCGTGACCATTTCCTTGCCCCGACACAGTTGA
- a CDS encoding cation-translocating P-type ATPase, translating to MSCCAPGAEMARDLESSMSVLPSSQEIRLASRSLGGGLNQTDLSVPMVHCAACIQTIETALGKLDNVEGARVNLSTKRVAIRWRGNEVPPFVAALGRLGYQAHLFEAEIDNKDKTLAELIRAVAVAGFAAGNIMLLSVSVWSGAEGATRDLFHWVSALIAIPALAFSGGIFFRSAWNALRHGRMNMDVPIAVGVSLAYAMSLYETINHGDHAYFDASVSLLFFLLIGRTLDHVMRERARTAVKSLSQLAARGAMVLRGDGARDYLPVGEIEPGMQLLIAAGERIPVDGKIIQGASDLDCSLVSGESTPRNVAPGEPVQAGVLNLTGSLTIEATAAAKDSFLAEMVRLMEAAEGGRSQYRRIADRVSALYAPVVHLTAFVTFLGWMAATGDWHRAMTIAIAVLIITCPCALGLAVPIVQVVAARRLFENGIMVKDGSAMERLATIDTAVFDKTGTLTLGQPRLVNASSIDPAMLSIAADMAAHSRHPFSKAIAGFAAPGGQHKFDAVTEHPGFGIEATDGGSTWRLGRRGWAGWKARTGGEGKHGYGGTVLTKNGMIVACFVFEDALRADAGAAIDQLKHAGMSVEMLSGDTAAACAEVAKVLGVDDFVPCLLPSGKVERIETLAEDGHKVLMVGDGLNDTPALRAAHVSIAPATAADIGRNAADFVFLRESLLAVPLALDVSRKAGQLIRQNIAIAIVYNAVAVPVAILGHVTPLIAAIAMSASSLLVIGNALRLQASMPNSPAKDVRRNRQSDFNELARSS from the coding sequence ATGAGCTGTTGTGCACCGGGCGCCGAAATGGCGCGGGATCTGGAAAGCAGCATGTCCGTCCTGCCATCAAGCCAGGAGATCAGGTTGGCGAGCCGATCGCTCGGCGGTGGTCTTAACCAAACTGACCTTTCAGTCCCAATGGTTCACTGCGCAGCCTGCATCCAGACGATCGAGACGGCACTGGGAAAGCTCGACAATGTCGAAGGCGCGCGTGTCAACCTGTCGACGAAACGGGTCGCGATCCGGTGGCGTGGCAATGAGGTACCACCCTTCGTCGCCGCGCTGGGACGGCTGGGCTATCAGGCGCACCTGTTCGAAGCCGAAATTGATAACAAGGACAAGACGCTTGCCGAACTGATCCGCGCTGTCGCTGTTGCCGGCTTTGCAGCGGGCAACATCATGCTGCTTTCGGTCTCGGTCTGGTCCGGCGCCGAAGGTGCTACCCGCGACCTGTTCCATTGGGTCTCGGCGCTGATCGCCATCCCTGCACTTGCATTCTCCGGCGGAATCTTCTTCCGGTCGGCCTGGAACGCGTTGCGCCACGGCCGCATGAACATGGACGTACCGATCGCGGTCGGGGTGTCGCTTGCCTATGCCATGAGCCTCTATGAGACGATCAACCACGGCGACCATGCCTATTTCGACGCGTCGGTTTCGTTGCTGTTCTTCCTGTTGATCGGCCGCACGCTGGATCACGTAATGCGGGAGCGTGCCCGGACCGCGGTGAAAAGCCTGTCACAGTTGGCCGCGCGTGGCGCCATGGTGCTGCGCGGCGACGGCGCACGGGATTATCTGCCGGTTGGCGAGATCGAACCCGGCATGCAACTGCTGATAGCAGCCGGTGAGAGAATCCCAGTCGACGGCAAGATCATTCAAGGGGCGTCGGATCTCGACTGCTCACTGGTCTCCGGCGAGAGCACGCCCAGAAACGTGGCGCCGGGCGAGCCCGTGCAGGCTGGCGTGCTCAACCTTACCGGCTCGCTGACGATCGAGGCGACAGCCGCGGCGAAGGATTCCTTCCTGGCCGAAATGGTCCGGCTGATGGAGGCCGCGGAGGGCGGCCGCTCGCAGTATCGCCGCATCGCCGATCGCGTCTCGGCACTCTACGCGCCCGTGGTTCATCTCACCGCCTTCGTGACATTCCTGGGTTGGATGGCGGCGACCGGCGACTGGCACCGCGCGATGACGATCGCCATCGCTGTTCTGATCATCACATGCCCGTGCGCGCTCGGTCTCGCAGTCCCGATCGTACAGGTGGTCGCCGCGCGGCGCCTGTTCGAGAACGGCATTATGGTCAAGGACGGCTCGGCCATGGAACGCCTGGCAACAATCGATACGGCGGTGTTCGACAAGACCGGAACGCTCACGCTCGGCCAGCCCCGACTTGTCAACGCGTCATCGATCGATCCGGCCATGCTGTCAATCGCAGCCGACATGGCCGCGCATTCGCGTCATCCATTTTCAAAGGCCATAGCCGGTTTTGCCGCTCCTGGCGGGCAACACAAATTCGATGCGGTCACCGAGCACCCGGGATTTGGAATCGAAGCCACTGACGGCGGAAGCACTTGGCGGCTGGGTCGACGGGGATGGGCTGGGTGGAAGGCTCGAACCGGTGGTGAAGGCAAACATGGCTACGGCGGAACGGTCCTGACGAAAAACGGGATGATTGTCGCATGCTTTGTTTTCGAGGATGCATTGCGTGCCGACGCCGGTGCAGCCATCGATCAATTGAAGCATGCAGGGATGTCGGTGGAAATGCTGTCAGGCGATACCGCGGCAGCCTGCGCCGAGGTGGCAAAGGTGCTCGGTGTCGATGACTTCGTTCCCTGCCTGCTGCCATCCGGCAAAGTCGAACGGATCGAGACCCTGGCGGAAGACGGGCACAAGGTTCTGATGGTGGGCGACGGGCTCAACGACACGCCGGCGCTGCGCGCGGCGCATGTCTCGATCGCACCGGCCACCGCCGCCGACATTGGCCGCAATGCGGCCGACTTTGTCTTCCTGCGCGAAAGCCTGCTGGCTGTGCCGCTGGCACTTGACGTCTCGCGCAAGGCGGGACAACTGATCCGCCAGAACATCGCGATCGCCATCGTTTACAATGCCGTCGCCGTGCCGGTCGCCATCCTGGGGCACGTGACGCCATTGATAGCGGCGATCGCCATGTCCGCCTCGTCGCTGCTTGTCATTGGAAATGCGCTGCGATTGCAAGCATCGATGCCAAATTCACCGGCGAAGGATGTTCGCCGAAACAGGCAATCCGACTTCAACGAACTGGCCCGATCGTCATGA
- a CDS encoding FMN-binding protein yields the protein MKQIALSLFVIAASGAYVWDQAGKNPANDMLGEALPADAAEAPTVQPKEPASAAALPVLRTSPAPLDPRFRTRLPIARETTAGIAVPAERPNDPVKQTVVPVAPQPSPAPPAQPVTPAVTDPASSTPSFAVTPAIYIPVPQPRPAYPNAPVRVVRVGMKPAAHGYADGVYTGPTADAYYGIIQIQALVQGGQLTALKVLKYPSDRRTSVNINRQALPMLRDEAISAQSADVDIISGATLTSRAFIQSLRGALKKASS from the coding sequence ATGAAACAGATTGCACTGTCGCTTTTCGTGATCGCTGCCTCCGGCGCCTATGTCTGGGATCAGGCCGGCAAGAATCCGGCAAACGATATGCTTGGGGAAGCGCTGCCGGCCGACGCAGCCGAAGCCCCTACCGTGCAGCCGAAAGAGCCCGCATCCGCTGCGGCTTTGCCGGTGCTCCGCACCTCGCCGGCGCCCCTCGATCCCCGCTTCAGAACAAGGCTCCCGATTGCCCGGGAAACGACGGCTGGCATAGCCGTACCCGCCGAACGGCCAAATGATCCAGTCAAACAGACAGTGGTTCCAGTGGCACCACAACCGTCGCCAGCGCCGCCGGCGCAGCCAGTGACACCGGCTGTCACCGATCCTGCGTCGTCAACGCCTTCATTCGCCGTAACGCCCGCCATCTACATACCAGTCCCGCAGCCGAGGCCGGCATATCCGAATGCACCTGTACGTGTCGTCCGGGTGGGCATGAAGCCCGCCGCACATGGCTATGCCGATGGCGTCTACACCGGCCCCACGGCCGATGCCTACTACGGCATCATCCAGATTCAGGCCCTCGTACAGGGCGGGCAGCTTACGGCGCTGAAAGTGCTGAAATATCCCTCCGATCGCCGCACCTCCGTCAACATCAACAGGCAGGCGCTGCCCATGCTGCGCGACGAAGCGATCAGCGCCCAGAGCGCCGATGTCGATATTATTTCGGGCGCGACGCTGACCAGCAGGGCTTTCATCCAGTCGCTGCGCGGCGCGCTGAAGAAAGCGTCGTCGTAG